One part of the Coturnix japonica isolate 7356 linkage group LGE22C19W28_E50C23, Coturnix japonica 2.1, whole genome shotgun sequence genome encodes these proteins:
- the CDK4 gene encoding cyclin-dependent kinase 4 isoform X7, which yields MVPVLPPGAARCVRGAVSMSRYEPVSTLGSGSSCSVFRARDRRNGRLVALKRVRVGSGRDGLPHNAVREVALLRSFRHFRHPNIVRLLDVCAVPRPHRGGSVTLVLEHVERDLRAVIDSAPQRGLPHSTAKAVLLQLLSGLDFLHSRRVLHRDLKPENVLLSRRGRVKVADFGLARIYSANSAMTPGVVTLWYRAPEVLLLGPYSSAVDLWSVGCIFAEMLSRTPLFCGSSELEQLGKIFDVLGLPPKEEWPPDAALPHGAFSERPPTPPEDIVPHMGAVGTELLLELLQFRPQLRISAQSALQHRYLQGTE from the exons GGGGCGCTGTGTCCATGTCCCGCTATGAGCCCGTTTCGACGCTCGGTTCCGGTTCTTCGTGTTCCGTTTTCCGGGCCCGGGACCGACGTAACGGGCGCCTCGTGGCGTTGAAACGGGTCCGGGTCGGGTCGGGACGGGACGGGCTGCCCCATAATGCAGTGCGGGAGGTGGCGCTGCTCAGGAGCTTCCGGCACTTTCGGCACCCCAACATCGTGCG GCTGCTGGACGTGTGCGCGGTGCCGCGGCCGCATCGGGGCGGTTCGGTCACGTTGGTTCTGGAACACGTGGAGCGCGACCTGCGGGCGGTGATTGACAGCGCCCCACAGCGCggcctgccccatagcaccgCCAAG GccgtgctgctgcagctgctgtccGGGCTGGATTTCCTGCACTCTCGGCGTGTTCTGCACCGTGACCTGAAGCCGGAGAATGTTCTGCTCAGCCGCCGCGGCCGCGTCAAAGTGGCGGATTTTGGGCTGGCCCGAATCTACAGCGCGAACAGCGCCATGACACCGGGG GTGGTGACATTGTGGTATCGCGCCCCCGAGGTTTTGCTGCTGGGCCCCTACAGCAGCGCTGTGGATCTTTGGAGCGTTGGCTGCATCTTCGCTGAGATGCTGAGCAGGAC GCCATTGTTCTGtgggagctcagagctggagcagctgggaaAGATCTTCGA CGTTCTGGGGCTGCCCCCCAAGGAGGAATGGCCGCCGGACGCAGCGCTGCCCCACGGCGCCTTCAGTGAGcgacccccaaccccccctgAGGACATCGTGCCCCACATGGGGGCGGTGGgcactgaactgctgctg gagctgctgcagttcaggCCCCAGCTCAGGATCTCGGCACAGTCTGCACTGCAGCATCGTTACCTGCAGGGCACGGAGTGA
- the CDK4 gene encoding cyclin-dependent kinase 4 isoform X1 — protein sequence MGPIHLCPMSPPAALTLCVHQGAQCRCSYICPLGGAVSQFRCVSTRGRCLHVPLFVQQGALCRYFALCPPGGAVSLVCPLGGAVSMSRYEPVSTLGSGSSCSVFRARDRRNGRLVALKRVRVGSGRDGLPHNAVREVALLRSFRHFRHPNIVRLLDVCAVPRPHRGGSVTLVLEHVERDLRAVIDSAPQRGLPHSTAKAVLLQLLSGLDFLHSRRVLHRDLKPENVLLSRRGRVKVADFGLARIYSANSAMTPGVVTLWYRAPEVLLLGPYSSAVDLWSVGCIFAEMLSRTPLFCGSSELEQLGKIFDVLGLPPKEEWPPDAALPHGAFSERPPTPPEDIVPHMGAVGTELLLELLQFRPQLRISAQSALQHRYLQGTE from the exons CAGTTCCGCTGTGTGtccaccagggggcgctgtcTCCATGTTCCGCTATTCGTCCAGCAGGGGGCGCTGTGTCGCTATTTCGCTCTTTGtccaccagggggcgctgtgtCGCTTGTGTGTCCATTAGGGGGCGCTGTGTCCATGTCCCGCTATGAGCCCGTTTCGACGCTCGGTTCCGGTTCTTCGTGTTCCGTTTTCCGGGCCCGGGACCGACGTAACGGGCGCCTCGTGGCGTTGAAACGGGTCCGGGTCGGGTCGGGACGGGACGGGCTGCCCCATAATGCAGTGCGGGAGGTGGCGCTGCTCAGGAGCTTCCGGCACTTTCGGCACCCCAACATCGTGCG GCTGCTGGACGTGTGCGCGGTGCCGCGGCCGCATCGGGGCGGTTCGGTCACGTTGGTTCTGGAACACGTGGAGCGCGACCTGCGGGCGGTGATTGACAGCGCCCCACAGCGCggcctgccccatagcaccgCCAAG GccgtgctgctgcagctgctgtccGGGCTGGATTTCCTGCACTCTCGGCGTGTTCTGCACCGTGACCTGAAGCCGGAGAATGTTCTGCTCAGCCGCCGCGGCCGCGTCAAAGTGGCGGATTTTGGGCTGGCCCGAATCTACAGCGCGAACAGCGCCATGACACCGGGG GTGGTGACATTGTGGTATCGCGCCCCCGAGGTTTTGCTGCTGGGCCCCTACAGCAGCGCTGTGGATCTTTGGAGCGTTGGCTGCATCTTCGCTGAGATGCTGAGCAGGAC GCCATTGTTCTGtgggagctcagagctggagcagctgggaaAGATCTTCGA CGTTCTGGGGCTGCCCCCCAAGGAGGAATGGCCGCCGGACGCAGCGCTGCCCCACGGCGCCTTCAGTGAGcgacccccaaccccccctgAGGACATCGTGCCCCACATGGGGGCGGTGGgcactgaactgctgctg gagctgctgcagttcaggCCCCAGCTCAGGATCTCGGCACAGTCTGCACTGCAGCATCGTTACCTGCAGGGCACGGAGTGA
- the LOC107325765 gene encoding poly(U)-specific endoribonuclease-A-like, whose product MSLSVRAALCAAVCAAVLSVSVSLSDSGLRHIAEQLYAADRNRAAPGELRVRLQQRVEHGDGQDHAPLPLFDHVSPALLSRAPYPELLALLDNYEMETGRDETETEREKDEQTRFIDAVMDGEFSTALMDSGLWPSRSALRSALHRMWFGRYSRSGGAALDSSGFEHVFVGELKKGRVSGCHSWLQLLELERRGRLNYLSYSYKGGPPTPSVLGLQFRVDGHLKSLGSTLLGSSPALDLALYSLCFTARPDRVCNVTLGGQPVAVQTYSWDGEQEKFVASAYPISP is encoded by the exons ATGTCGCTGTCCGTGCGGGCGGCGCTTTGTGCCGCCGTTTGTGCCGCGGTTCTGTCGGTGTCGGTGTCGCTGTCGGACTCGGGGCTGCGTCACATCGCGGAGCAGCTCTACGCTGCGGACCGGAACCGGGCGGCACCGGGAGAACTGCGGGTCCGGCTGCAGCAGCGCGTGGAACATGGAGACGGGCAGGATCACGCGCCGTTACC GCTGTTCGATCACGTGTCCCCGGCGCTGCTGAGCCGCGCCCCGTACCCGGAGCTGTTGGCGCTGTTGGACAATTACGAGATGGAGACGGGGCGGGACGAGACCGAGACCGAGCGGGAGAAGGACGAACAGACGAGGTTCATTGACGCCGTGATGGACGGCGAGTTCAGCACCGCGCTCATGGACAGCG GGCTGTGGCCGTCCCGCTCAGCTCTTCGCTCTGCTCTGCACCGAATGTGGTTCGGCCGCTATTCGCGCTCAGGCGGCGCCGCGTTGGACTCGTCTGGATTCGAGCACGTGTTTGTGG GGGAGCTGAAGAAGGGCCGCGTTTCGGGCTGTCACTcgtggctgcagctgctggagctggagagaCGCGGGCGCCTCAATTACCTGAGCTACAGCTACAAGGGGGGG CCCCCCACCCCGTCGGTCCTGGGCCTCCAGTTCCGCGTTGACGGGCACCTCAAGTCGTTGGGTTCCACCCTGTTGGGCTCCAGCCCCGCGTTGGACCTGGCGCTTTACAGCCTCTGCTTCACCGCGAGACCAGACAGAGT CTGCAATGTGACTCTGGGTGGGCAGCCGGTGGCCGTGCAGACCTACAGCTGGGATGGAGAGCAGGAGAAATTCGTGGCCTCCGCGTACCCCATCAGCCcctga
- the CDK4 gene encoding cyclin-dependent kinase 4 isoform X6 has translation MVPVLPPGAARCVRGAVSLVCPLGGAVSMSRYEPVSTLGSGSSCSVFRARDRRNGRLVALKRVRVGSGRDGLPHNAVREVALLRSFRHFRHPNIVRLLDVCAVPRPHRGGSVTLVLEHVERDLRAVIDSAPQRGLPHSTAKAVLLQLLSGLDFLHSRRVLHRDLKPENVLLSRRGRVKVADFGLARIYSANSAMTPGVVTLWYRAPEVLLLGPYSSAVDLWSVGCIFAEMLSRTPLFCGSSELEQLGKIFDVLGLPPKEEWPPDAALPHGAFSERPPTPPEDIVPHMGAVGTELLLELLQFRPQLRISAQSALQHRYLQGTE, from the exons ggggcgctgtgtCGCTTGTGTGTCCATTAGGGGGCGCTGTGTCCATGTCCCGCTATGAGCCCGTTTCGACGCTCGGTTCCGGTTCTTCGTGTTCCGTTTTCCGGGCCCGGGACCGACGTAACGGGCGCCTCGTGGCGTTGAAACGGGTCCGGGTCGGGTCGGGACGGGACGGGCTGCCCCATAATGCAGTGCGGGAGGTGGCGCTGCTCAGGAGCTTCCGGCACTTTCGGCACCCCAACATCGTGCG GCTGCTGGACGTGTGCGCGGTGCCGCGGCCGCATCGGGGCGGTTCGGTCACGTTGGTTCTGGAACACGTGGAGCGCGACCTGCGGGCGGTGATTGACAGCGCCCCACAGCGCggcctgccccatagcaccgCCAAG GccgtgctgctgcagctgctgtccGGGCTGGATTTCCTGCACTCTCGGCGTGTTCTGCACCGTGACCTGAAGCCGGAGAATGTTCTGCTCAGCCGCCGCGGCCGCGTCAAAGTGGCGGATTTTGGGCTGGCCCGAATCTACAGCGCGAACAGCGCCATGACACCGGGG GTGGTGACATTGTGGTATCGCGCCCCCGAGGTTTTGCTGCTGGGCCCCTACAGCAGCGCTGTGGATCTTTGGAGCGTTGGCTGCATCTTCGCTGAGATGCTGAGCAGGAC GCCATTGTTCTGtgggagctcagagctggagcagctgggaaAGATCTTCGA CGTTCTGGGGCTGCCCCCCAAGGAGGAATGGCCGCCGGACGCAGCGCTGCCCCACGGCGCCTTCAGTGAGcgacccccaaccccccctgAGGACATCGTGCCCCACATGGGGGCGGTGGgcactgaactgctgctg gagctgctgcagttcaggCCCCAGCTCAGGATCTCGGCACAGTCTGCACTGCAGCATCGTTACCTGCAGGGCACGGAGTGA
- the TSPAN31 gene encoding tetraspanin-31 yields the protein MESPPLSPFTPHSPHTPLFPPSPPVAVCPHRPLSPLIPPQLVGLLLIAVAAWGRAVGVVSWVPLVGGVLAVGVLLLLIAAVGLVGAAHHHQVLLFFYMVVLGLLFLVQFSVSCSCLALDRGRQEQLFVATWPLLSNGTRWGLEQRLDCCGARNSSDSPINSPINSPLNHPL from the exons ATGGAAtccccccctttatccccctTTACCCCTCACTCCCCACATACTCCCCTAttccccccatctccccccgTTGCTGTGTGTCCCCACCGACCCCTTTCCCCCCTTATTCCCCCGCAGCTcgtggggctgctgctgatCGCGGTGGCCGCGTGGGGTCGCGCCGTGGGCGTCGTGTCGTGGGTTCCGCTGGTCGGGGGCGTTTTGGCCGTGggggttttgctgctgctcatcgCGGCCGTGGGGCTGGTGGGGGCCGCGCATCATCAccaggtgctgctgttcttt TACATGGTGGTTCTGGGGCTGCTGTTCCTGGTGCAGTTCAGTGTCTCCTGCTCCTGTTTGGCCTTGGACCGAGGGCGGCAg gagcagctctttgTGGCCACGTGGCCGCTGCTCAGTAACGGGACCCGCTGGGGGCTGGAGCAGCGCCTGGATTGTTGTGGGGCCCGGAACAGCAGCGACAGCCCCATAAACAGCCCCATAAACAGCCCATTAAATCACCCCTTGTAG
- the CDK4 gene encoding cyclin-dependent kinase 4 isoform X3, which translates to MVPVLRLSALPVRSLYGSGPPARCRAGALCRYFALCPPGGAVSLVCPLGGAVSMSRYEPVSTLGSGSSCSVFRARDRRNGRLVALKRVRVGSGRDGLPHNAVREVALLRSFRHFRHPNIVRLLDVCAVPRPHRGGSVTLVLEHVERDLRAVIDSAPQRGLPHSTAKAVLLQLLSGLDFLHSRRVLHRDLKPENVLLSRRGRVKVADFGLARIYSANSAMTPGVVTLWYRAPEVLLLGPYSSAVDLWSVGCIFAEMLSRTPLFCGSSELEQLGKIFDVLGLPPKEEWPPDAALPHGAFSERPPTPPEDIVPHMGAVGTELLLELLQFRPQLRISAQSALQHRYLQGTE; encoded by the exons GGGGCGCTGTGTCGCTATTTCGCTCTTTGtccaccagggggcgctgtgtCGCTTGTGTGTCCATTAGGGGGCGCTGTGTCCATGTCCCGCTATGAGCCCGTTTCGACGCTCGGTTCCGGTTCTTCGTGTTCCGTTTTCCGGGCCCGGGACCGACGTAACGGGCGCCTCGTGGCGTTGAAACGGGTCCGGGTCGGGTCGGGACGGGACGGGCTGCCCCATAATGCAGTGCGGGAGGTGGCGCTGCTCAGGAGCTTCCGGCACTTTCGGCACCCCAACATCGTGCG GCTGCTGGACGTGTGCGCGGTGCCGCGGCCGCATCGGGGCGGTTCGGTCACGTTGGTTCTGGAACACGTGGAGCGCGACCTGCGGGCGGTGATTGACAGCGCCCCACAGCGCggcctgccccatagcaccgCCAAG GccgtgctgctgcagctgctgtccGGGCTGGATTTCCTGCACTCTCGGCGTGTTCTGCACCGTGACCTGAAGCCGGAGAATGTTCTGCTCAGCCGCCGCGGCCGCGTCAAAGTGGCGGATTTTGGGCTGGCCCGAATCTACAGCGCGAACAGCGCCATGACACCGGGG GTGGTGACATTGTGGTATCGCGCCCCCGAGGTTTTGCTGCTGGGCCCCTACAGCAGCGCTGTGGATCTTTGGAGCGTTGGCTGCATCTTCGCTGAGATGCTGAGCAGGAC GCCATTGTTCTGtgggagctcagagctggagcagctgggaaAGATCTTCGA CGTTCTGGGGCTGCCCCCCAAGGAGGAATGGCCGCCGGACGCAGCGCTGCCCCACGGCGCCTTCAGTGAGcgacccccaaccccccctgAGGACATCGTGCCCCACATGGGGGCGGTGGgcactgaactgctgctg gagctgctgcagttcaggCCCCAGCTCAGGATCTCGGCACAGTCTGCACTGCAGCATCGTTACCTGCAGGGCACGGAGTGA
- the AGAP2 gene encoding LOW QUALITY PROTEIN: arf-GAP with GTPase, ANK repeat and PH domain-containing protein 2 (The sequence of the model RefSeq protein was modified relative to this genomic sequence to represent the inferred CDS: deleted 2 bases in 1 codon), with amino-acid sequence MGPPHGHALAAIRAEVRRHEEAKRGINALLRLGDAVPDPKLRGRIGTAVRALQGETGTGTGTGGDGRKQGQRRVRTAAGGAMGGYYPPYTPHYYPPQGHPKLTPNFTQYPPTRPPRPLPSTPNVSHRELRCDPPAPLGTPGSLHRGAKRRTSLFATRRGSDSEKRSLEPAGGGRGVPIKQSFLLKRSGNSLNKEWKKKYVTLSSNGLLFYHPSINGCPPPPPSRDYIHSTHGKEMDLLRTTVKVPGKRPPRAISACGPSGSVNGLKDAGADGGGEGGGRELLPGAAPGPAALTGPSPPAAAAPPVGLSVPPDPGPKGAGKGERPLQRCASASNGPSGPETVSSPGSSGRDPPPSPLMDRKKHRRKKLSTPSKTEGSAGQAEEEENFEFLIVSSTGQTWHFEAGSFEERDAWVQAIESQILASLQGCESGKNKARTDSQSEAVALQAIRSARGNSLCVDCGAPNPTWASLNLGALICIECSGIHRNLGTHVSRVRSLDLDDWPRELTVVLNAIGNATANSIWENNTRGRCKPTHESSREEREAWIRAKYEQRLFLAPLPAAEAALGERLLRAVQDKDLEAVLLLLAHSRREQLAASDTERRTALHVACDMALVVITQLLVWYGADVRARDAQGRTALFYARRSGSRECAEILQQHGCPGDGPPTPGGPATPRGPPTPGLRRRSSAASVGPCVEPRTALV; translated from the exons ATGGGGCCGCCCCACGGCCACGCTCTGGCCGCCATCCGCGCCGAGGTGCGGCGGCACGAGGAGGCCAAGCGCGGCATCAACGCGCTGCTGCGGCTCGGGGACGCGGTGCCGGATCCGAAGCTCCGGGGCCGCATCGGAACCGCCGTGAGGGCGCTGCAGGGTGAGACCGGaaccgggaccgggaccgggGGGGATGGACGGAAACAGGGACAGCGCCGGGTCCGAACAGCAGCGGGGGGGGCGATGGGGGGGTattaccccccatataccccccattaTTACCCCCCACAAG GTCATCCCAAATTAACCCCCAATTTTACCCAATACCCCCCA acccGACCCCCGCGGCCCTTGCCGTCCACCCCCAACGTGAGTCACCGGGAGCTGCGCTGTGACCCCCCCGCCCCGCTGGGCACCCCCGGCTCCCTGCACCGCGGGGCCAAGCGCCGCACGAGCCTGTTCGCG ACGCGACGCGGCAGCGACTCGGAGAAGCGCAGCCTGGAgccggcgggcggcgggcggggcgtCCCCATCAAACAG AGCTTCCTGCTGAAGCGCAGCGGCAATTCCCTCAACAAGGAGTGGAAGAAGAAATACGTCACCCTGTCCAGCAACGGGCTGCTCTTCTACCACCCCTCCATCAAC gggtgcccccccccccccccctcccgggATTACATCCACAGCACACACGGCAAGGAGATGGACCTGCTCCGCACCACGGTCAAGGTGCCCGGGAAGCGGCCGCCCCGCGCCATCTCTGCGTGCGGCCCGTCGGGCAGCGTCAACGGGCTGAAGGACGCGGGCGCCGACGGCGGCGGTGAGGGCGGGGGGCGGGAGCTGCTGCCCGGTGCCGCCCCGGGACCCGCCGCCCTCACCGGCCCCTCCCCGCCCGCAGCCGCGGCGCCGCCCGTCGGGCTCAGCGTCCCCCCGGATCCGGGCCCCAAAGGGGCGGGGAAGGGCGAGCGGCCCCTGCAGCGCTGCGCGTCCGCGTCCA ACGGACCCTCCGGCCCCGAGACCGTGTCCAGCCCCGGCAGTTCGGGCCGCGATCCGCCGCCGTCGCCGCTGATGGACCGTAAGAAGCACCGTCGGAAGAAGCTCTCCACGCCGTCCAAGACCGAGGGCTCGGCCGGGCAGGCGGAAG AGGAGGAAAACTTCGAGTTCCTGATCGTGTCCAGCACGGGGCAGACGTGGCACTTCGAGGCCGGGAGCTTCGAGGAGCGCGACGCGTGGGTGCAGGCGATCGAGAGCCAGATCCTGGCCAGTCTGCAGGGCTGCGAGAGCGGCAAGAACAAG GCCCGCACGGACAGTCAGAGTGAGGCCGTGGCCCTTCAGGCCATTCGCTCCGCCCGCGGTAACTCGTTGTGCGTGGACTGCGGGGCTCCCA ACCCCACGTGGGCCAGCCTGAACCTGGGCGCGTTGATCTGCATCGAGTGCTCCGGGATCCACCGCAATCTGGGCACCCACGTGTCGCGCGTGCGCTCGCTCGACCTGGACGACTGGCCGCGGGAGCTGACCGTGGTGCTGAACGCGATCGGCAACGCCACCGCCAACAGCATCTGGGAGAACAACACGCGCGGCCGCTGCAAACCCACGCACGAATCGTCCCG GGAGGAGCGCGAGGCGTGGATCCGCGCTAAGTACGAGCAGCGGCTGTTCCTGGCTCCGCTGCCGGCGGCCGAGGCGGCGCTGGGGGAGCGGCTGCTGCGGGCGGTGCAGGACAAGGACCTGGAGGcggttctgctgctgctggcgcacagcaggagggagcagctcGCGGCCAGCGACACCGAGCGGCGCACGGCGCTGCACGTGGCCTGTGACATGGCGCTGGTGGTCATCACCCAGCTGCTGGTCTGG TACGGCGCGGACGTTCGTGCCCGTGACGCTCAGGGCCGCACCGCGCTGTTCTACGCTCGACGCTCCGGGAGCCGGGAGTGCGCCGAGATCCTGCAGCAGCACGGCTGTCCCGGGGACGGACCCCCCACCCCCGGCGGCCCCGCGACCCCCCGCGGCCCCCCCACCCCCGGGCTGCGTCGCCGCAGCAGCGCCGCCAGCGTGGGGCCGTGCGTGGAGCCGCGCACCGCTCTGGTATAA